In Maribacter dokdonensis DSW-8, the DNA window TAGAAGTGCTACCGGTATAGGCGTGTGAAGCTGCTTCTCTTATACCAAAAATGATCAGTAGTATAATTGAAATCAACCATAATCCTAATAGCGCAAACTTGGCAACCGTTCCAATAGATTTTAAGTTGTTCACTAAAATTTTCAACCCTAAATACATTAAGAAAAAGAACGGAATTCCAATGGCAAAAAATGCTAGTAATGAAACTACCCAAATTGGCATGTTGGTAGAATTGACCACATTGTAAAAGTCAATGCCCGGTACATGAATTATGTCTAGTATACCCACGGTGAACATACCCACAATTAGACCAATTAAGGTGGTTGCACCAATAATTACTAAAAGTATACCAATGAATTTGCCAAAGATCTTAAATAGAAACATAACAATATCTCCAAATGTGTCAAAGATTGTTTTTCCTCCTTTTTTGACGGTATTGCCTACTTTTTCATAGTCAACACTTTTTACACGATCCGCAACGTCATCAAAACCCTCTTTAACTTTACGTTCAATATTGCTGATATTGACAGTTTCCCCGCTCATGTCCAATTTTTGGGCCGTAGTTTTAGCTTCAGGTATAAGAATCCAAAGTAAGCCGTAAATAAAGATAAAGCCGCCCCATGTGAAAATGGTCAAAAAGATCCAAAGTAGACGGATCCATAATGGGTCAATGTTGAAATAGTGTGCTAAACCGGCAGAAACCCCGGCAACATATTTTTTCTCGGTGTCTCTATAAAGTTTTTTCACCTTGTTCTGAGATGAAGCGGTTTTAGCCCTTGGCTCGTCTTCAAAGATATCCTCATCAACCATATAATCTTCTGGTTGTCCCATAATGGCAATAACTTCATCTACCTCTTTTTTGGTAATGACTTGTCTTTCGTTTTCAAGTTTATCATGAAAAAGCTCGGCAATTCTTGCTTCTATATCAGCAATGATCTCATCGCTACCAGGTGTATTGGCAAAAGATCGTTTTACCGATTCTAAATACCTACGCATTATATTGTATGCCTCTTCATCTATATGAAAGAGCATGTTCGCTAAATTTATATTTACTGTTTTGTTCATGATTAGCTGTTTTTTGAGTTGGTTACTAGGTTGGTTGCTTTTCTTAATTCGTCCCAGGTAGTATCCAGTTCCTTAAGGAAAAGTTTACCGGTTTCGGTAAGTGTATAATATTTTCTTGGCGGTCCAGATGTAGATTCTTCCCACCGATAGTTCAGAAGA includes these proteins:
- a CDS encoding PspC domain-containing protein, encoding MNKTVNINLANMLFHIDEEAYNIMRRYLESVKRSFANTPGSDEIIADIEARIAELFHDKLENERQVITKKEVDEVIAIMGQPEDYMVDEDIFEDEPRAKTASSQNKVKKLYRDTEKKYVAGVSAGLAHYFNIDPLWIRLLWIFLTIFTWGGFIFIYGLLWILIPEAKTTAQKLDMSGETVNISNIERKVKEGFDDVADRVKSVDYEKVGNTVKKGGKTIFDTFGDIVMFLFKIFGKFIGILLVIIGATTLIGLIVGMFTVGILDIIHVPGIDFYNVVNSTNMPIWVVSLLAFFAIGIPFFFLMYLGLKILVNNLKSIGTVAKFALLGLWLISIILLIIFGIREAASHAYTGSTSIEDEITNVIPTDTLNIRLVSTDEYDYEKDMHMGDTFISYDEAGNKILVSDDVRFRIRKSKDSLVRVQIRKEADGPSNREAKDIASQILYEYEVSGNTISLNDYLTTQGPKFKDQEVRVSIFLPVGTILTYEQTNSRSWITTANTDRDTDGLEGYLWKMNNNGELECLDCPEYIEMNDDEDHNGSNRININENGIDININDNGEKGKIIINENGINIDVNDNGESFKMKLDENGVKIDANDSIN